A single window of Microplitis demolitor isolate Queensland-Clemson2020A chromosome 7, iyMicDemo2.1a, whole genome shotgun sequence DNA harbors:
- the LOC103571098 gene encoding COP9 signalosome complex subunit 9, giving the protein MKPTQVADEMFPEGAGPYMDLEEAGGSSGLLMDLAANEKAVHADFFNDFDDLYDDNDLA; this is encoded by the exons ATGAAGCCTACCCAAGTAGCTGATGAAATGTTTCCTGAAGGTGCTGGTCCATACATGGACCTTGAAGAG gCTGGAGGATCCAGTGGACTTCTAATGGATTTAGCAGCCAACGAAAAAGCAGTTCATGCTGATTTCTTCaacg atTTCGATGACCTGTATGACGATAATGATCTCGCATAA
- the LOC103571100 gene encoding F-box/SPRY domain-containing protein 1, translated as MDDIVLRLSDHVLEIIFSYLDLNTIRNCLLVCKAWYRFLNDENNDIWRMHCIRKLAQEALSSELLSSVPTYKDKLRALYHAWNPNDCSRNIYIKPSGFTLHRNPVAQSTDGCRGKIGFRHGRHAWEVIWEGPLGTVAVIGIATKEASLICHGYVALLGSDEHSWGWNLVDNHLLHNGDAQGNYPLLNNAPKYQVGERIRVILDCDDNTLSFEKNYEFLGVAFRGLPDKKLYPSVTAVYGNTEVSMVYLGPPLDG; from the exons ATGGACGATATAGTACTGAGGTTGTCTGACCATGTAttggaaataatattttcatatttagatttaaatacTATTAGAAATTGTTTGTTGGTTTGTAAAGCTTggtatagatttttaaatgatgaaaacaaTGACATTTGGCGTATGCATTGTATAAGAAAATTAGCGCAAGAAGCACTTAGCTCGGAATTACTATCATCAGTACCTActtataaagataaattacGTGCACTTTACCATGCGTGGAATCCAAATGATTGttcaagaaatatttatataaaacctAGTGGATTTACTCTGCACAG GAACCCGGTTGCCCAGAGTACGGACGGATGTCGTGGTAAAATTGGATTCCGACATGGACGTCATGCTTGGGAAGTTATCTGGGAAGGTCCACTTGGTACTGTCGCTGTGATAGGCATTGCTACCAAAGAAGCATCACTTATTTGTCATGGTTACGTAGCTTTACTTGGTTCTGATGAACATTCTTGGGGATGGAATCTTGTTGACAATCACCTTCTACACAATGGTGATGCACAAGGAAATTATCCTTTACTTAATAATGCTCCAAAGTATCAg GTTGGCGAGAGAATCCGTGTAATACTCGATTGTGATGACAATACGCTGtcctttgaaaaaaattacgaatttCTCGGTGTCGCATTCCGCGGATTACCAGACAAAAAATTGTACCCATCAGTTACTGCAGTTTACGGTAACACTGAGGTCTCAATGGTCTACTTAGGGCCACCTTTAGATGGCTAA
- the LOC103571099 gene encoding transcription factor Dp-1: protein MTQQNKTMNFYIQDAHGHPQFIKVVQSTPNKGALSGIVGATNTSGIKVFKAPGQDSQVLQTGTQVLRTISLQSQSTPGQRLVTIPLQNAKVSTVKSGDTQGAKTIQLTSAQMSNIKQAIVTQHQTGGQQIIKDASGKTFVTPLLDHSTNRKRYDADGHDYVPHKRRKSEKVGKGLRHFSMKVCEKVKKKGTTSYNEVADELVGEFTNPAHMNSITDQQYDQKNIRRRVYDALNVLMAMNIISKEKKEIRWLGLPTNSLQECVSLEKDKKKKIERIKTKTQQLHQLILQHISFKNLVERNSCNEKLHGPPKPNSAIQLPFIILNTSKKTVVDCSITNDKSEYLFNFNNKFEIHDDIEVLKRMGLAFGLESGKCVEENLRRAKSMVPKSLEKYVEQMASGDLDKFIPVTIPGPSAPTEDVEIKMEGSGSRPPSSSHTSLSEEALSPPSHYFSEDEEEEEEMSEQDDPVDSDVDVN from the exons ATGACACAGCAAAATAAAacgatgaatttttatatacaagaCGCCCATG GACACCCGCAATTTATTAAGGTTGTACAGAGTACACCTAATAAAGGTGCATTGAGTGGCATAGTGGGAGCCACTAATACGAGTGGGATAAAAGTATTCAAGGCACCTGGCCAGGACTCACAGGTTTTACAAACTGGAACACAAGTCTTGAGGACCATAAGTTTGCAGAGTCAATCAACGCCTGGCCAAA gaCTTGTGACAATTCCACTGCAAAATGCTAAAGTGTCGACAGTCAAAAGTGGAGATACTCAAGGTGCTAAAACTATACAGTTAACGTCTGCTCAAAtg aGCAACATTAAACAGGCTATTGTGACACAGCATCAAACTGGCGGTCAGCAAATTATTAAAGATGCGTCTGGAAAAACATTTGTCACTCCGTTACTTGATCATTCGACCAATCGGAAGCGCTATGATGCCGATGGCCATGACTATGTGCCACA caaACGAAGAAAATCTGAAAAAGTTGGCAAGGGTTTACGACACTTTTCAATGAAAGTATGtgaaaaagttaagaaaaaaggCACAACATCCTACAATGAAGTAGCCGATGAACTTGTCGGGGAATTTACAAACCCAGCACACATGAATTCAATAACTGATCAGCAGTacgatcaaaaaaatataagacgACGTGTCTACGACGCACTTAATGTTTTAATGGCCATGAACATCATTtcaaaagaaaagaaagagaTTAGATGGCTAGGGCTACCAACGAATTCACTGCAAGAATGCGTGTCATTGGAAAaggacaaaaagaaaaaaattgaacgaaTCAAAACGAAAACTCAACAGCTACATCAGCTTATACTTCAgcatatttcatttaaaaatttggttGAACGTAACAGTTGCAATGAAAAACTCCATGGTCCACCGAAACCAAACTCAGCAATACAATTACCgtttattatattgaataCTAGCAAAAAGACTGTTGTTGACTGCAGCATCACAAACGACAA atccGAGTACctgttcaattttaataataaatttgaaattcatgaCGACattgaagttttaaaacgCATGGGCTTGGCTTttg gTTTAGAAAGCGGAAAGTGCGTGGAAGAAAATTTACGGCGAGCTAAATCGATGGTGCCTAAATCGCTGGAAAAATATGTTGAAC agaTGGCCTCAGGCGATTTAGACAAGTTTATCCCTGTGACTATTCCCGGACCAAGTGCGCCGACAGAAGatgtggaaataaaaatggaaGGTTCCGGCTCGCGGCCACCGTCCTCATCGCACACTTCGTTATCCGAAGAAGCGCTGTCTCCTCCATCCCACTACTTCTCGGAggacgaagaagaagaagaagaaatgagCGAGCAAGATGATCCAGTTGACAGTGACGTTGATGTTAACTAG